The DNA segment TGATGCTCTACAGGAGCACTGGGGTTCTCCACTTTAACGCGCTCTAGATAGTAGTGGTTCACCAAACCTAAAGCGATTTCACCGCGAGACAGGGCTTCCACGATGGGCACATTCTTGGGATAAACCTTGGGTTCATTGGCTTTCATGCCTTCCAGCCATTGCTTCGCCTTCTCTTCCCCTTCTGTAACCCGCAGAGCGGTAACAAAGGCTTGGAACGAACCGTTCGTCGGTGCCCAACCAATTTTGCCCTTCCATTTCGGATCAGTGAGGTCAAAAATCGACTGCGGCAACTCTTCCGCTTTCACCAAATTAGTGTTGTAGTCTACTGTACGAGCGCGTCCTGTGACTCCTACCCATTGCCCAGTCGGGGAGTGAAAGCGATCGTCGACCTTGGCGAGCACAGCATCTGGTAACTTGGTAGTGCGATTGGCTTTTTGTAGCGCCCCCAAAGCTCCTGGATCTTGAGCAAAGAAAACATCCGCCGGACTATTCTTTTGCTCTTCTAAAACTGCGGCCACTAATTCAGCCGTATCGCCATAGCGAACTTGAACTTTAGTACCTGTTTCAGCTTCAAACTTTTTAATTAATTCCCCGACGAGTTTTTCATCTCGACCGCAGTACACTACGAGTTCTTCACCTGTGCCGCTGCTAGCCGCAGTGGTGGCACTCGGAGAGTTAGCAGGAGAGGTTTGAGCATTGGGTGTGGAGGAGTTATTAGAACAAGCGATCGCAACTCCTCCAGTTGTCACCGCCAACCCCAACAGGGACAATAATTTACGACGTTTCACAGAGTTCTCCGTACAAGTTGTAGAATCACTTAATCAAAAAAACTGTCAATAAAAGCAGGAAACGGCTTTTATATTCATCTAACCAGAAAGGGTGCCAATCCATGTGGGTGAATCAGTATGTGACAGTGGAACATCGCGATCGCCCTAGTCAATATTAATGCAAGTAATTCTCAATTCAAAATCAGAGAAGCATCATGAGTTGCAATCA comes from the Trichocoleus sp. FACHB-46 genome and includes:
- a CDS encoding iron ABC transporter substrate-binding protein — protein: MKRRKLLSLLGLAVTTGGVAIACSNNSSTPNAQTSPANSPSATTAASSGTGEELVVYCGRDEKLVGELIKKFEAETGTKVQVRYGDTAELVAAVLEEQKNSPADVFFAQDPGALGALQKANRTTKLPDAVLAKVDDRFHSPTGQWVGVTGRARTVDYNTNLVKAEELPQSIFDLTDPKWKGKIGWAPTNGSFQAFVTALRVTEGEEKAKQWLEGMKANEPKVYPKNVPIVEALSRGEIALGLVNHYYLERVKVENPSAPVEHHFTGDAGSMVNVAGVAILDSAKRPELAQKFVAFLLDNEAQNYFATETREYPLADGVKVASSNLKSLDQVQTPKIDLASLSDLDATLKLLQSTGVI